The Bradyrhizobium sp. B097 genome contains the following window.
TCATCGCCTCGGCATAGTCGGGCAGTCGGTCCTCCGTCGTGCCGAACCAGGCAAGTGGCTTGTCGAGACGCCGCCATTCCGGCCTCAGATCAAACTCGGTGTGGCCATTGCCGAAGTCGCGGGTCAGCGCACTGGACTGCGGACCATAGAGCTTGCCGATGCTGCTGTCGGTAACCTGGAAAACGGAGCCGTGAACGAAGGCCGGATGGTAGCCGTCGGTCTCGTTCTCCAGCAGGAACTTCCAGTTTGCCTTCGTGCGATGTTGCAGGAAGCCAGCAGTGAGTTCGAGCTCACCTTCGGGCGAATTGTCTAGCAACTGGTCGAGCGATGCCTTGGCGCCACCTAGATAGTCCTCCAGAGAGGGTCCGTCGCTGGCAAATGAGCCGAACACGAAGCCGCGATAGACCGCAACACGCGGCACCCGGCCAAGCGAAAACCGACTCTTATCTGCTCCATTGTAGCCATCGGCATAAGCGAAACCGGTTAGCTCGCCGGTATTGCTGAACGTCCAGGAATGGTAGGGACAGGTGAATGTGCTGCGATTACCCTCTCGATAGGCGCAGAGCTGATTGCCACGGTGAGGGCACTTGTTCAGCAGCAGCGTGATTTGTCCTGTTCGATCGTGGACGAGCAAAACTGGCGTCGGCCCGATCGACTTGGTGACGTAGTCGTTACGGTTCGGCACCTCGCTGACATGGCCGACATAGACCCAGCTTTTGTGCCAGATGCGCTCAAGCTCCTGCTCGAAAATGCCCCTGTCATAATATAGACGGCTGTGAACTCTGGCCGGCTCGATCAAGGCACGGCAGTCGTGGCTGTTTGCGAGGGACGTCATTGCACTCACTTTCTTAGTCCGATCGTTCGGACTATAAATACTGACACAGCTTCGAAGTCAAGTTGATTCGATTGGCCCGAACTGACTCGGACCAGTATTCCCTCTTCTGTTCGGTTTCCTGAGTGGCCAATCACATGAGCACCGCGAGCCTGTAGTGAGTCTGGCGCCCCAGCGGGCCGACTACGATCTGCGCCAGCACGGCGAGATGAAGCAGCCGATGCGATACGGACGAGGGACGGTCGAGCAGCAGCGAGCCGTAGCACCGGTGCAGGACGTTTCGTGCTCAGCCGAATGGAATCCCCGGGAGAGCGATCATGGGCAACGGCCACCGCTGCTCAATGCAGCAAACAGCTCTCAGACTGAAGGATGAGAACGCGCGCTGCGCCGGCCTCAAGTCCAGTGGCGACGTCCAGCATTTGCGCCAGCTCCGGTGCGGCTATCGCCACACACGCCTGGACAAAGCACGATGACCAAGCTTGACGAACAATGGCGGACACAGCGATTCGTCCTGCCAGGAGTGACGTCGATGCTGATGACCAGGCAGCGGAGGCCCGCGATACGGACGTTGCGTGGATGGGCGGTCCACGTCCTACAGGAAGCGGCCGCCATCCGCGAGTGCGAGGAGCACGGCTGGATGCAGGATCGCGCCGATCCGCATGCACAGGATCGAGCCTTTGACATCGCCCGCCGAGACCCGCCGACAGGGATGTCCGCGCAAGAAGCCGTGGCCGAGGTTCGTGAGATGCTGGACTCGATCGGCGATACCTGCCCGGAGTGCCCTTGATTCAGGAAATAAACGGCTATTTGAGCCCGCGAAACATCGGAATCCATCAGCGCATGTTCTGGATCAGCGGAACCTAAGCTGATTTCCGCTGCGGCTTTGCTGCCGGCTTCTTTGCCGCAGCTTCCTTCGCCGGCTTCTTGCCGGTGATCGGCATGAGCATTTCCTTCTGACCGCTTGCGGCCTTGCGCGGCCTCCTGGCCGCCTTGCCGTTTTTTACCGCCTTTTCGCCGCCAATGCTCTTGCGCAACGCGTCCATCAAATCGACGACGTTGTCGCCACGCGGCCGCTCCTTCGCGGTAATCGGTTTGCCGGCGCGCTTCTTGTTGATGAGGTCGATCAAGGCGGTTTCATACTGGTCTTCGAACCTGTCCGGTTCGAAGTGACCCGACTTTTGATTGACGATGTGCCTGGCGAGATCGAGCATCTCCTTGGTCACTTTGACATCCTGGATCTCGTCGAAATATTCGGCCGCTGAGCGCACCTCATAGGGATAGCGCAGCAGCGTTCCCATCAGGCCCTTGTCCATCGGCTCGAGGGCGACGATGTGCTCACGGTTGGTCAGCACTACGCGCCCAATGGCGACCTTGTTCATCTCCCGGATGGTTTCACGGATCACGGCGAACGCATCGTGCCCAACCTTGCCGTCAGGACACAGGTAGTAGGGCCGGATCAGATATCGCGGATCGATCTCGCTGCGGTCGACGAACTCGTCGATCTCGATGGTTCGCGTCGATTCCAGCGCGGCGTTCTCGAGCTCCTCCCTGGTCACCTCGATGAAGGTGTCGTCGTCGACCTTGTAGCCCTTGACGATGTCCTCGTTGGCAACCTCCTCGCCGGTGTCGGCATCGACCTTGGCGTATTTGATCCGGTGGCCTGTCTTGCGGTTGAGCTGGTTGAACGAGACCTTCTCGGATTCGGATGTGGCCGGATACAGCGCGACCGGACAGGTGACGAGGGAAAGACGCAGGAAGCCTTTCCAGTTGGCGCGGGGGGCCATGGCGGGGGAACTCCGATACTGATAACCGGATTCAAGACGATCCGCAGGCCCTGGTTCCGACATCCCGGCGCCCCCCCCCCAACAGGACGATTTTTCTCCGCGGCCGCCTGAGCGGACTCGACATTTGTTCTTGTTATGTTCTAATTCGGCATAACCGACCGACCCGCGAGCTGGCGCATGCCGACCCCGAAGCAGATGGAAAAGCTGGCCGCCGAGGCCACTCCCAGGCCGGCTCCTTCCGCTCCGGCTCCTGATGCATCACTCCCGGCCGAGTACTGGGAATCGGTGCTCAAGGATCCTCGCGCCGATACGACCGATGCCCAGATGCGGCAACGACGTCTCTGCGAATTTCAGCGCCACATCCTTCGCGTCTCCTGCCGCCGCTGCGAGCGGATCGTCGAAATCCAGACCGCCGATGCGGTCCGATTGTATGGCCGCAACGCGATCTGGAAGGATGTCGCGCAGCGGCTGCTCGACAACACCTGCCGGCAACGAACCGGCGGGCATGAGGAAGACGGGTGCTGGCCAACGTTCGAAACGCCTTAGCCCGCTCCAGGTCGCCGATCCTCTTCTTCGCGCCGGGATCTCTGGATGGCTCCGAAGTATCACCCTATGCCGCTATCGGGTGGCGACCGCAGGGCTCTGAACAACGAGCTTGGCAAGGCGCGCGCGTTGGCCGTCGTCCTGGCCACCCGATCGGCGGAGATGCGGGCCAAGGGCGAAGCACTGATCCGACAGGCGGACAAGCTACTGTGCGAGAGCTGGAACGCGCGCATGTGGTCCGACGGAGAGCCGATCGACCCGTCCCCGGCGATCGACCAGGCCGTGAATGGAGGCTTCCCCTGGCTTGAGATCATGTGCGAACGTTGCAAGACGTCGAGTGACGTCGACCTCGCAACGATGAAGCATCCGCCGACCACCTTCGTGCACGATCTCGCCAGCCGGCTGCGCTGCCGCAAATGTGCCACGTCGGGCCGGCGCCCCTCCGCAACTCTGCTACAACTGGCTGGGCAACCGCGCCACCCTCGGACCGAAACCTGATGTGCAATCTCTACTCGATCACGACCAACCAGGCCGCCATCAGCGCGCTGTTTCGCGTCGTGAACCGATATGTGGGCAACCTTGCGCCGATGCCGGGGGTGTTCCCTGACTACAAAGCACCGATCGTGCGCAACGGCACGGAGGGACGCGAGCTTGCCACCGCGCAATGGGGGATGCCTTCGTCTCAGCAAGCCCTGATGGAGGCAACGAAGAAGCGCGCGGCAAAGCTCGAGGCGAATGGTAAGCCGGTCGATTTCAAAGAGCTGTTGCGCATGGAGCCGGACGGCGGCACCACCAACATCCGCAACGTGAAGAGCAAGCATTGGACAAGATGGCTTGGTACCGAAAACCGGTGCGTGGTGCCGTTCAATTCCTTCAGCGAGTTCAACAAGGCCGAGGGCGGTGATATCTGGTTCGCGCTCGACGAGAGCCGTCCCCTCGCCTGCTTTGCCGGCATCTGGGCCAGCTGGACGTCTGTCCGGAAGGTCAAGGAAGGCGAGACGACCAACGACCTCTACGCGTTCCTCACAACGGAGCCAAACGCCGAGGTCGGCGCCATCCACCCGAAGGCGATGCCGGTGATCCTGACATCGCCGGACGAGGTAGAAACCTGGATGACGGCCTCCCCGGATGAGGCCCTAAAACTGCAGCGGCCGCTTGCCGACGGAACGCTCAAGATCGTCGCCCGCGGCGTCAAGGAAGATACGGCTGGGCTGCCGACGTGACCACCGAGAACGATGACGACCGGACAACCGTGCCACAACCTGGATCTGCTCAAAGAGCTGAGACGACGTCGACAGGGTGCGCGACTTGCTTTAACAAAATGCCTGAGGACGGTACGCCCGAAGGCTGACCTCGCAATCTAAAAAAGCGGCGTCACGCTTTCTCGTGACGCCTTCCAGTCGGCCCTTGGAGGCTGGGAGAAATGCTCGACGATCCGCTGAGCAATGTTCCAGATGATCCATCATTTGCTCTTGGCGACCGGCGCTACGACCGGCTTGGCGTCACCGAACATCGCCGGATCGATCGTCAACTGGAAGCGCTTGAAGCGCCAGCCTTCCACCGTCCGCTTGACGATGCAATCACCACCCGCGGTGGCGATCGCGACCGGCCCGGTCGCGATGTTCATCTTGGTGATGTAGAAGCGATAACGTGCCCCCTCCTCGTGAGCATCGACGACGTGGTTGGTGAGGAAGTGCCGCACGCCGTCTTCCTTGCCGGCGGCGATGTGCTTGGTGATGAATTCCTTCACCGCGGCGGGGCCGACGAACTCGCCGTAGGGGGCGACGAAGACGCCGTCGTCGGCAAAGCCGGAGGCGAACCCGCCGGCGTCCTCGCTGTCGAGCCCGATATAGGTCCGCGCGGTGAGTTCCTGGATGTCGATCTTGTCTTCGGTCGTGATGGTCATCGATAGTCTCCCTTGGGTTTCAGTTTCTGAATGAATGGACTCAGGCGGACGCGATGTGCCGTAGCAGCAGTGCGTTGAAGGGCTCGCCAACTTTCTGGACGGCGTGACCCGCACCTTGCAGGCAGTGGCATTCGACGTCGAACAGGTCGGCGAGCCGCCCGCTGATGCCGTCGAAGGCCTCGCTCCAGCCGCCGGTGACGACGAGCTTCGGGAAGCGCGCGTCGGCGACCGCACCGACCGGCACATCGACGCTCCAGGGACGCTCGGTGACGAGGACGCCGGCCGCGGCATGAACCGGCGGGGGAAGCGGATCGGGCATCGGCATGTTCATTTCGAGCGCCGCCAGGAAGCCGGTCACGAAGGCGTGGCGTTTCGCCCGATCGGCGGTGGCCCAATGCTTGCGCATCGCCTCCGCCACGCGGCGCACCGGGGCGAGATCGGATGCCAGCGCAAAGGCGGGCGGCTCGATCACCGTGAGAGAACGCACGAGGTCGGGACGCCGGCCCGCGGCGTTCATCGCAACGATCCCTCCCATCGACGTACCGACCAGATGGGCGCCGTCGCCGAGCAACTCGATGACGTCAGCCGCATCGCGCACGACATCCACCGCATCGATCGGTGCTGTGTCGCCGTAGCCGCGGCGGGTCATGACTGCAAGGGCGAAGGTGTCGGCCAGCGGTTTCTGCTCCCCGAATGCGGCGGCGCCGACGCCAAGGCTGCCATGAACAAGGACGATCCGATCCCTTCCACCGCCCCAATTTTCAACTGCATAGGACATCAATGGTCTCCAATTTTCGATAGCGTGATGTGCGGTCGCACGCCCGCGCAGCGCGGTGTCGCGCGTTGCGCCGGCGCGAATTCTGCTATTTGCGAAACGATGTCCGCGTCGGCACGGCGGCTGGAGCATCAGGCGCCCACAGCCGGTAGCTGAGATTGGCGAACACCGTGAAACCGCGTGAGACGGCCGCGCTGTCGATGCCGGGCACCGCCGTCCCTCCGGAAACGTTGGCCGACAGCTCGTGCGTCACCCACACGTTCAACGCGGCGGGACCGAAATTGTATCCAACCAGCGCGCCAGCGGCCCAGATGTCGTAACGCTTGAGG
Protein-coding sequences here:
- a CDS encoding Ku protein, whose product is MAPRANWKGFLRLSLVTCPVALYPATSESEKVSFNQLNRKTGHRIKYAKVDADTGEEVANEDIVKGYKVDDDTFIEVTREELENAALESTRTIEIDEFVDRSEIDPRYLIRPYYLCPDGKVGHDAFAVIRETIREMNKVAIGRVVLTNREHIVALEPMDKGLMGTLLRYPYEVRSAAEYFDEIQDVKVTKEMLDLARHIVNQKSGHFEPDRFEDQYETALIDLINKKRAGKPITAKERPRGDNVVDLMDALRKSIGGEKAVKNGKAARRPRKAASGQKEMLMPITGKKPAKEAAAKKPAAKPQRKSA
- a CDS encoding nuclear transport factor 2 family protein, translated to MTITTEDKIDIQELTARTYIGLDSEDAGGFASGFADDGVFVAPYGEFVGPAAVKEFITKHIAAGKEDGVRHFLTNHVVDAHEEGARYRFYITKMNIATGPVAIATAGGDCIVKRTVEGWRFKRFQLTIDPAMFGDAKPVVAPVAKSK
- a CDS encoding aromatic ring-hydroxylating dioxygenase subunit alpha, with the translated sequence MTSLANSHDCRALIEPARVHSRLYYDRGIFEQELERIWHKSWVYVGHVSEVPNRNDYVTKSIGPTPVLLVHDRTGQITLLLNKCPHRGNQLCAYREGNRSTFTCPYHSWTFSNTGELTGFAYADGYNGADKSRFSLGRVPRVAVYRGFVFGSFASDGPSLEDYLGGAKASLDQLLDNSPEGELELTAGFLQHRTKANWKFLLENETDGYHPAFVHGSVFQVTDSSIGKLYGPQSSALTRDFGNGHTEFDLRPEWRRLDKPLAWFGTTEDRLPDYAEAMKASYGAERARQIMIDGSPHTMIFPNLFIAEIQLFVLQPIAVDETIQHVTALQFKGAPAFNRRLRQQTMGSVGPAGFLLADDTEMYERNHRGALISDPEWLTLSRGLHRERRDENGYLIGHSTDEVPQRGIWRHYASLMAA
- a CDS encoding alpha/beta fold hydrolase → MSYAVENWGGGRDRIVLVHGSLGVGAAAFGEQKPLADTFALAVMTRRGYGDTAPIDAVDVVRDAADVIELLGDGAHLVGTSMGGIVAMNAAGRRPDLVRSLTVIEPPAFALASDLAPVRRVAEAMRKHWATADRAKRHAFVTGFLAALEMNMPMPDPLPPPVHAAAGVLVTERPWSVDVPVGAVADARFPKLVVTGGWSEAFDGISGRLADLFDVECHCLQGAGHAVQKVGEPFNALLLRHIASA
- a CDS encoding SOS response-associated peptidase family protein, with the translated sequence MCNLYSITTNQAAISALFRVVNRYVGNLAPMPGVFPDYKAPIVRNGTEGRELATAQWGMPSSQQALMEATKKRAAKLEANGKPVDFKELLRMEPDGGTTNIRNVKSKHWTRWLGTENRCVVPFNSFSEFNKAEGGDIWFALDESRPLACFAGIWASWTSVRKVKEGETTNDLYAFLTTEPNAEVGAIHPKAMPVILTSPDEVETWMTASPDEALKLQRPLADGTLKIVARGVKEDTAGLPT